CGTATCCGTCACCATTAATATCAAATGACGCATAGTTAATATAAGGATCTGCTGCGGCAACAGCATCCTTTGTTATCTTCTGGTTCTGATTGCCTATATTGCCACCTGTATCCGGGTGGGCATATCCCAGGTTTACCCATCCAATAACGCCATTATTTAATGTGCCGAAAGACTCATTTGCAGGCTGCAAATTAACCTTTCCGTAAGAGGCCTTCTTGAAATAGTCATTTATCTTGTTGCTCAATAATGAAGCAAAGCTGGTTTCCGAATAGGTCCCCTCCCTGTCTGTAAATTCAGCTAATATGAACAGTATCTTCCCATTGAAAGTCCCAAAAGGGGCTGCCGAAGGGGTGCTGAGAGCATTGACTGCAGGTGATTGAGTTAACCCTGAATTTGGATTGGCCTTTCTGAAATTTGGACTGGGCCGTATATGTCTTTGAAAATCAGGTTTGGGTAATTCGTTAGCAAGCGTATCGCTGAGAATCGGGGTATCGCCCTCATAGCGGGAGATATAATGCCACTTACCGCTTTTAGCTCTGTTGACGACATAACCTTCAACCGTTTCTATCCGGTGGTTCCATTCGTCCCCCTTAATCTTTACTTTAATAACCGTTCCATCAGGCTGGACAACCTCAGAGATTTGTGGAGATGCTGGTACAGCAAACGACACACCCGGCATCCATAGACTTAAGACTGACAACGAAAGACAATGAATAATAAACTTTTTAATCATTTATCTATCTGCTTTATTTGTCGGGGATCAGGTTAATCTCTTTTATCCAAAACAGTCCCCCAAGTTCATCACCAGAAAATCTAACCTTTACCCTAACCCTTTTATCAAATATATCAGGGGATATTTTCTCTTTAGAATAAAACAGGACAGTCTTGCCTTTTTTATCACTCAAGAAGTCCGCCTTAGTTTCAAAATTCTCGTAAGATTCAATTAAAATAGTTATTCTGTAAAGCGTCTGTTCCGGCACAATATTCAGAAGTTCAGAAGATACTATGGAATATTCCTCCACAGTGCCTTCTATCACAGATTCATTGGGCGCAGCAGGGACGGCAAGACTGTTTTTTGTGCTAAATGACAGAAATAAACAGATCAGGACGAGACAGATAAATATGCCTCTGTGGCAAAGCAGGAATATGTCCCGACACCACACAAAACTCCTCAATAGAGTGTTCATTATCAGTACCCTCTCCCCCATAGTATACTCATCGGTTGAATGTCCCTGCAGATGCAGTTGATAATCAATACTCTAAATACATGGTTAAAGCTTACAGGACAGAGAGGCTTGGAGGAGTTGGCGTCGTAAGGGATTAATGCAGAGGCCCGTCGGATAAGGCGCATATGCAAGCCGGGACAATGATGATTTGAAAAATTAGTTTCGTATTAACTGTCATGAGCCCTTCGTGCTCACAAAGGGCATGAAAATAATCCCCATTACTCCCCCTTTTCCAAAGGGGGAAATTAGTTACCCCCCTTTAGAAAAGGGGGGTCAGGGGGGATTTGAATGGCTATTTCGGATTAAAAGCCGTTATTCGGATATATACGGCTGTTCAAAACCCTCTGCATAATCCAGATAGGCGAGTGTCATAAAATGTTTGTGTTCGTTCAAAGACTCAAATTGTATCCCGGCAGCGTAGAAGTCT
The genomic region above belongs to Nitrospirota bacterium and contains:
- a CDS encoding M6 family metalloprotease domain-containing protein, whose amino-acid sequence is MIKKFIIHCLSLSVLSLWMPGVSFAVPASPQISEVVQPDGTVIKVKIKGDEWNHRIETVEGYVVNRAKSGKWHYISRYEGDTPILSDTLANELPKPDFQRHIRPSPNFRKANPNSGLTQSPAVNALSTPSAAPFGTFNGKILFILAEFTDREGTYSETSFASLLSNKINDYFKKASYGKVNLQPANESFGTLNNGVIGWVNLGYAHPDTGGNIGNQNQKITKDAVAAADPYINYASFDINGDGYVDSNELAIVVIVAGYERSYSANYTPSVWGHKWSVTSPPKLDGVIVGADHNGAGGYAQFGEIHRGSSSDAHQATMGIMVHEMGHLIFALPDLYDTDYSSEGIGYFSVMAAGSWGKSASNSYWGESP